GTCGGCTTCGATGCCTCTTATGAAATCGATCTGTTCGGCGGTGTGACCCGCGCGATCCAGGCGGCGCGCGGCGATGCCGATGCCGCCGCCGCGCAACTCGACGCCGCGCGCGTCTCAATCGCGGCGGAGACCGCCCGTGCTTACGCCGCCGCCTGCAGCAATGCGGCGCAGCGCGCGGTGGCGCAGGAGACGGTCGGGCTGCAGCAACAGACGCTCGACCTGACCAATCGGCTGTTCGACGCCGGACGTGGCACGCGGCGCGATGTCGAGCGCGCTGATGTGCTGCTTGCCCAGACCCAGGCGCAGATCCCTGGCTTCGAGGCCGAGCGTCGTGCCTCGCTTTATGCGCTGGCGACGCTGACCGGCCGTCCGCCGGCGGAGATCGATGGTGATGCCGATCGCTGCACGACGCCACCGCGCGTTCGGGCGATCCTGCCGGTCGGTGACGGGACGACATTGCTCGCCCGCCGCCCCGATGTCCGCGCGGCGGAGCGCACGCTTGCCGCCGATACCGCGCGCGTCGGCGTCGCGACCGCCGATCTTTACCCCTCGATCCGGCTGCTCGGCAGTATCGGTTTCGGTGCGACCAAGCCGGGCGATGTGTTCAAGAGCTCTGGCTTCTCCTATTCGCTCGGCCCGCTCATTTCGTGGAATTTCCCCAACCAGACTCAGGCGCGTGCGCGGCTGCGTCAGGCCGAGGCGACTTCGGACGGTTCGCTCGCACGCTTCGACGGGACGGTGCTGACCGCGTTGAAGGAAGTCGAGCAAGCCCTTGCGCGTTATGCCGGTGCGCTCGACACCAACGCGGCGCTGGTCCGTGCCGAGCGTGCGAGCGGAGAGGCAGCGAAACTGTCCAAGCTGCGCTTCGATTATGGCGCCGACAGCTTCCTGCTGCTGATCGATGCCGAGCGCGACCGTGCGAGTGCGCGTGCCGCGCGTGCGCAATCGGATGCGGCAGTGGCAGACGCGCAGATCAGCCTGTTCAAGGCGCTCGGCGGTGGCTGGGAGGATGCGCCGGCGGTAACCCGGCGCGAGCCTTGATTTAATGTTCCGCCGTCTTTGACAAGGTCGCCGTTGGCGCCTCCAGCGGCTCGATCGCAATCGCATGCGGATTGGCGATAAGATCGCGGATCGCGGCAGTGTCGCCCTGGTCGATTATGCCAAAGACCGGCATCGAGCCGGCCTTGGGGTCGGTCAGCACCACCCGGTCGCGTGCGTAGAGATTGATCTTGGCAATGACGTCGCGCAGCGGCTCGCCGCGAAAGACCAGTTGGCCGCGCGTCCAGGCGGTGGCGCTGTCGGCGTCGAGGTCGCTCGCCTGGCGGATAAAACCCACGCTGCCGCCGTCGCGCGTGGTCATCCCGAAGGCCACGCGTTCGCCTTTGCGTGCGAGTTTCTCGATCGGTTCGCTCGCGCGCGTATTGTGCGCACTATCGCGCAATGCGATGCGGATCACACCCTCGACCACGGTGACCTCGGCCTCGCGCGCTGCCACCGCGACGTCGAACGCCGTGCCAACCGCCTTCACCTCGCCATGCGGGGTCTCGACGATGAACGGCCGCGCGGCGTTGTGCGCGACCTTGAACAGTGCCTCGCCGCCGCTCAGCCGGAGCCGGCGCTCGGTGGGCGTATAGCTGATCTCGACCCGGCTGTTGGCGGCGAGCGTGACCGTCGAACCGTCGGCCAGCCGGATCAGCCGCCGCTCGGCATGGCTGGTCGCATAATGTTGAGCGAAATCGCGCTCCGCTGCGGGATGGGTAAACCAGGTGACGACGCCGATCGTGGCGAACACTACGGCCGCCAGGGCTGCGACGCGCGCCGGCCATACGCGTCGCACCGCCGGTGCCTCTGCCGGGCGTTCGAAATCGCCGAGCCAGCCCCAGAACGCCGTGGCCTCTTGCCGGTCGGCGGGATGCAGGTCGCCGCCGCGTCCGGTGAGCAGCGCATCGAAGACCGCCTCGGCGCGGTGCCCCAGGTCGCGGTCGTTCATTGACCACGTTCCATCAGATGGCCGAGCCGGGCATAGAGATGCGTGGCGGCATGGGTCAGGTGCTTCTGCACCATGCGCGAACTGATGCCGAGTTCGCGCGCGATCTCGCCAGTGCTGCGTTCATCGAACCGGCGCATCACGAATACCGCGCGACAGCGCGATCCAAGCTCATCGAGCGCAGCTTCGAGTGCAGCCTGCAGATCGGCGACACGCCGTCCATCTTCTTGCGCGGGGCGGACGGGCAGGTCGTGTTCGTCGAGCAGCGGCGCGGTGCTGATCGTGCGCCGATGGCGATCTGCGATCAGATTGGCGGCGATGCGGAAGAGATAGGCCTGCGGTTCATCGAGCGTCTGTGTTCGCGCTCGGGCGATCAGCCGCGTGCATGCCTCCTGCACCAGATCTTCGGCTTCGGTGGGGTTGACGACGCGTCGTGCGACAAAGGCGCGAAGCGCTGCGCGATAGGCGTCGAAGCCCTGATCCGCCGCATTGCTCGTGTCGCTGTTCGTCGCCCCGCGCACAATCCTTGCCCCTTCGGTCCGTCACCCCTCCCTGCCATGACGCGGGGAAAGGGCAAAGGCGAACCCGACAGCGACCGGCGATAAAATAATTTCGGTCGGGGTTCGGGTTCGATCCATTTTGGCGTCATTGAAATATCGGCCCTGGGGAGGGCTGCATAACGAGCGAAGGGGGCCCGCCGATGAACACACGCCATCTGTTATTCGCCACGACCGCGATCATCATGGCCATGCCTGCCGCTGCCCAAGCGGCAGCGGATGTTCGCCATGCCATCGACCTTCCGGCCGGACCGCTCGACACCGCCTTGTTTCAGGTCGCGCGCCAGACGGGCGTACAACTTGTTTTCACCGATCCGGAGATCGCCGGAATTCGGATTGCGCGCGTGTCCGGCACTTATACGACGCGTCAGTTGCTCGACACGTTGCTGGCGAAAACCGGCTATACCTATCGCTTCACCGGTGCGCGCAGCGTCCGCGTGATCCCGCTTGCCAAGGGCGGAAAGGTCAGGCCGGCGGCGCTCACCCAAACCGCGCCGCAGAGTAACGACGGACGGGCCGAGGGCGAAGCGGCCAGCACCATCCAGGCCGAAAATGCCGTGGACGGCAATGATCAGCAGGAACAGGGCGATATCGTCGTCGTCGGCACCCAGATCAAGGGCAGCAAGGTCACCGAAGCGCTGCCCGTGACGGTGGTCGGCGAGCAGGAGATTCGCGCGACCGGAGCGGTGTCGGGCGACGAGCTGTTCCGTTCGATCCCGCAAATGGGCGATGTCAGCTTCAATTCGAGCTATTTGCCCAACAGCTCCAACTCGGCGCGCGGCGATGTCGGGTCGGTCAATCTGCGTAACCTGGGTGTCGGCAATACGCTGACCTTGCTCAACGGCCGTCGTGTCGTCGCGCATCCGACCAGCCGCGCCGACGACAATCTCGTGCCCGTGCAGACCTATAATACCAACGCGATTCCGGTGTTCGGGTTCGAACGGCTGGAGATATTGCGCGATGGCGCGGCGGCGATCTACGGCTCGGACGCGGTGGCCGGCGTGGTCAACACCGTGCTCAAGACCGATTATTCCGGCGTCCAGATCGAGGGGCAGACCGGCTGGGCCGAGGGCACCAACCTGGCCGAAAGCAACCTCAACCTGCTGGCGGGCAAGAATCTCGGCGATCGAGGCAATATCACGCTGTTCGCGAGCTATAATCGGCGTACCTCGCTCGATGCGTCCGACCAGGACTATACCGCCTCAGCCAATGTCACGCCGCTTTTCGCCGGTACCCGCTTCGCCAGCGCGACCTCGCTCGACGGGCGCAGTACGATCACGCCATGGGGCTCCTTCCAGACATTGGGCGGCATCGTCGTCCGGCAGGGCGCCACCAACCTGACCAACGCTTCGGGGCAGTTTCACATCCAGCCGCTTGGCAATGCCGGCTGCGCCACCAATGCGGCGACCGGCTTGCCCGGGGGCATTTGCATTGACGATGGCGTCAATTCTGCGGCGGCCGACCGCAATCTCCGCTTCGACGCGCCGCACGCCTTCAATACCAGCGTGATGCCGTCCCTGAAGCGCGCGAACTTTTTCCTGACCGGCCATTACGCGCTGACCGACGGCCTCGAATTCTTTGGTGAGGCGGGCTATTATACCGCGAAGACGCGGAGCATTCAGTCATCGACCGGAACGCTGAGTTCGGGCCCTTTGGTGATCCCCGCATCGAACTACTGGAATCCGTTCGGCCCGGTGACCTTAAACGGCCAGGCCAATCCTAACCGACTGCCCGGCATCAACGCGCCCGCCGCCGGCCTGCCGGTCATATTGAGCAGTTATAATTTCGCCGATGTCGGTCCCAACATCGTTGATGTGAAGAACACGCAATACCGCCTGCTTGGCGGGCTGCGCTGGAATTTCCTTGGCTTCCAATGGGAAAGTGCCGCGCTTTATTCCGCGGCGAAGGTTCGCGATACGTCGGACGGCATTAGCCAGACATTGCTGCAACGCCAACTCGCGCTGTCGACGCCCGATGCCTATAATCCGTTCAACGGCGGCAACCTGCTCGACCCGAGTGGCGCCGATACGACGCCGAACAGCCGCGCGGCGGTCGATGCGATCCGGATCAAGACCCAGCGAGTGAGTAAATCGACGCTCGCGATGATCGATCTCAAGGGATCGAACGCCGCTCTGTTCAAGCTGCCCGCCGGCGATGTCGGGCTCGCGATCGGTGGCGAACTTCGCCGTGAGACGCAGCGCGACGATCGCGATCCCCGCGTCGATGGCACGATCACCTTTACCGATGCGGTGAACGGCGCGGTCAACGGGTCCGACCTAGTCGGTACCAGTCCTTCGCCAGATACCAGCGGTCGCCGCACCGTCGCCGCGGCCTATATCGAGCTGGCGGTGCCGGTGATCAGCCCCGAGATGAACATCCCGCTGATCAATAAGATCGAATTGCAGATCGCGGGACGGTTCGAGCATTACGACGATGTCGGCAGCGTCGCGAAACCCAAGATCGCCGGCGCCTGGGACGTGTTCCGCGGCCTGCGCTTCCGGGGTTCCTATGCGCAAGGTTTCAAGGCACCCAATCTCGAACAGATCAACGCGACGGTGGTCACGCGATCGAACACGCGCACCGACTATATCCGCTGCGAGGCGCAACTCCGAACCGGGGCGATTGCGAATTTCGCCGCCTGTTCGCAGGGCTTTGCGACCACGGCGCAGCGTTCGGGCAATCCCAATCTCAAACCCGAAACCTCGAATACCTGGTCGGCGGGTGTCGTGCTGCAGCCCTATTTCCTCGACGGTGCGATCGGCCGGATCACGTTCACGGCCGATTATTGGCACGTCAGCCAGAAGGGCATTGTCGGCCTGTTCGGGGAAGGCAATGCGCTGATCAACGATTATCTGCTGCGCGCGCAGGGCAGTTCGGATCCCAACGTCATCCGCGCCGCACCGACCGCCGACGATACCGCGCTGTTTGCCGGAACAAGCCTGGCGCCGGCCGGTCGCGTGCTGTTCGTCAAGGATCAGTACGTCAACCTGCTTCCGCAAGAGGCGGCAGGCCTCGATCTCGGCCTGATCTGGCGGTTGCCGGATTTCGGCATCGGCCGGTTCAACTTCACCGCCAATGCCGCCCATCTCCGCAAATTCTTCCTCAAGCCCTCGCCCAATATCCAGACCCTGCTCGATGCGCGGGCGGCGGGTACGATCAATGCCGGCACCACGATCACCGGCGGCGGCGACCTGATCCGGCAGAATGGCAAGCCGCGCTGGAAGGTCACCGGTACGGCGACGTGGAGCTACAAGCATTTCGAACTGGGCGGCTATACGCAATATACCAGCGACGTCGATGACACCGGCCTGATCGATTCCGTCGGCAATGCCTGGCTGATCGAGGATCAGATGACGTTCAACGCCTATGCCCAGGTTTCGGTCGGCAATAATCGCGAGGGCAATTACCGCCTCCGCTTCGGAGTCAGGAACCTGACCAACGAAGCGCCGCCCTTGTCGTCGAACGGGTATCTCGGCTCGATGTACAATCCCTATGGCCGTTATTGGTACGCCAGCGTCCGGGCGTCATTCTGATGCATCGCCTCCTGCGCTGCGCCGCGGCATGTGCCGCCCTGCTTTCACTGGTCGGTACGCCAGTCGCGGTGTCGGCACAGGAAGATCCGCCGACGGTGCGTGCCACCAGCGGCGGCGACATCGTTGCCTATGACCAGATCCACAAACCGGTGATCGGCCGGGGCGGCATGGTCGTGAGCCAGAATGCGGTCGCTGCCAAAGTCGGTGCCGATATCCTGCGCAAGGGCGGCAATGCGGTCGACGCGGCGGTTGCGGTTGGTTTCGCGCTTGCGGTGGTGCTGCCCCGCGCGGGCAATGTCGGCGGCGGCGGTTATATGCTGGTGCACATGCCGGCCAAAGGCGGCAAGCCGGCGGCCGACCTGGCGATCGACTATTACGGCCAGGCTTCGCGCAACACGACGCCGGACCTGTTGCTCGACGTCAAAGGCAAGTTCGACCCGGCCAAGGGTTATTCGATGAAGGGTGTCGCCATTCCCGGCACCGTCGCCGGTTTATGGGAGGCGCATCAGCGTTTCGGCAGCTTGCCGTGGGGCACACTGATCGCACCGGCGATCGCCATGGCGACCAAAGGCGTCAAGCTGAGCGATGACGAGGCGCAAGCCAATGCCGACCAGAAAAAGGCGATGGCCGATGATCCAGCAGCGCTGGCGGTCTATTTCAAGCCCGACGGCAGCGCCTATGCGCCGGGCGAGACCTGGCGCCAGCCGGACCTGGCGGACACGCTCAAGACGATCGCCGCCAAGGGGCGCGACGGATTTTATGCCGGGCCGCTCGCGGAGAAGATCACCGCCGGGATCAAAGCCGGGGGCGGGGTGATCGACGCGCGCGACCTCGCCGACTATCGCCCGATCGTCTCGGCGCCGATCTGGTCGAGCTATCGTGGCCGCAGGATCGCCTATATGCCGCCGACCGCCTCCGGGGTGAGCGTTGCCGAGGCGATGAACATCCTCGAAACTTTTCCGGTGCGGGAGGGCAAATGGGGTAGCACTGCCAATCTTCACCTGCTCGCCGAAACGCTGAAGATCGTGTCGTCCGACCGCCGCCTGGTTGGTGGCGGGCCCGATTGGCGGACTCCGGCGTCGGGGCTGGCGAGCAAGGGTTATGCAGCCGAGCGTGCGAAGTTGATCCGTACCGATCGCTCGCTTGGCCGGCACGATGTGCCCGACGGCAATCCCTATCCGTTCGAGAGCAAGGACACGACGCACTTCTCGATCGTCGATGGGCAGGGCGGGGCGGTCAGCAACACCTATACGCTGTCGGCTTCCTATGGTGCGCATGTCGTTGCGCCGGGCACCGGCATCCTGCTCAACAACTCGCTCGGCAATCTCGCATGGGGTCGCGGCACCGATGGTGAGCGCCAGGCAACGCTGCCGGTAGCGGGCAAGCGCGTCGGTTCGACGATCACGCCGATCATCGTCTTCCAGAACGACAAGCCATGGCTGGTCACCGGCACGCCGGGCGGCGGCTATATCATCGCGACGATGGTGCAGATGCTGTCCAATGTGATGGACTTCGATCTCAACGTGGCCGAGGCGGCGGAGCGCCCCCGCATCAACCAGGGTGGTGGCGACGCGCCGCTGGAACTCGAACAGGGCTTTTCGCCCGACCTCATCGGATTGCTCGAAGCG
This portion of the Sphingomonas sp. So64.6b genome encodes:
- a CDS encoding efflux transporter outer membrane subunit, which produces MTRFALIPALASTLALSACAVGPNYERPATSTTAAGNFSEAARGGGVAATALPDDWWKLYDDPILDRLITDALAHNTDIRIAAANLARARAALSEQRGARLPSTDASASATRSRTAAGQSPTGQAFEIDYYSVGFDASYEIDLFGGVTRAIQAARGDADAAAAQLDAARVSIAAETARAYAAACSNAAQRAVAQETVGLQQQTLDLTNRLFDAGRGTRRDVERADVLLAQTQAQIPGFEAERRASLYALATLTGRPPAEIDGDADRCTTPPRVRAILPVGDGTTLLARRPDVRAAERTLAADTARVGVATADLYPSIRLLGSIGFGATKPGDVFKSSGFSYSLGPLISWNFPNQTQARARLRQAEATSDGSLARFDGTVLTALKEVEQALARYAGALDTNAALVRAERASGEAAKLSKLRFDYGADSFLLLIDAERDRASARAARAQSDAAVADAQISLFKALGGGWEDAPAVTRREP
- a CDS encoding sigma-70 family RNA polymerase sigma factor, which produces MRGATNSDTSNAADQGFDAYRAALRAFVARRVVNPTEAEDLVQEACTRLIARARTQTLDEPQAYLFRIAANLIADRHRRTISTAPLLDEHDLPVRPAQEDGRRVADLQAALEAALDELGSRCRAVFVMRRFDERSTGEIARELGISSRMVQKHLTHAATHLYARLGHLMERGQ
- a CDS encoding TonB-dependent receptor; the encoded protein is MNTRHLLFATTAIIMAMPAAAQAAADVRHAIDLPAGPLDTALFQVARQTGVQLVFTDPEIAGIRIARVSGTYTTRQLLDTLLAKTGYTYRFTGARSVRVIPLAKGGKVRPAALTQTAPQSNDGRAEGEAASTIQAENAVDGNDQQEQGDIVVVGTQIKGSKVTEALPVTVVGEQEIRATGAVSGDELFRSIPQMGDVSFNSSYLPNSSNSARGDVGSVNLRNLGVGNTLTLLNGRRVVAHPTSRADDNLVPVQTYNTNAIPVFGFERLEILRDGAAAIYGSDAVAGVVNTVLKTDYSGVQIEGQTGWAEGTNLAESNLNLLAGKNLGDRGNITLFASYNRRTSLDASDQDYTASANVTPLFAGTRFASATSLDGRSTITPWGSFQTLGGIVVRQGATNLTNASGQFHIQPLGNAGCATNAATGLPGGICIDDGVNSAAADRNLRFDAPHAFNTSVMPSLKRANFFLTGHYALTDGLEFFGEAGYYTAKTRSIQSSTGTLSSGPLVIPASNYWNPFGPVTLNGQANPNRLPGINAPAAGLPVILSSYNFADVGPNIVDVKNTQYRLLGGLRWNFLGFQWESAALYSAAKVRDTSDGISQTLLQRQLALSTPDAYNPFNGGNLLDPSGADTTPNSRAAVDAIRIKTQRVSKSTLAMIDLKGSNAALFKLPAGDVGLAIGGELRRETQRDDRDPRVDGTITFTDAVNGAVNGSDLVGTSPSPDTSGRRTVAAAYIELAVPVISPEMNIPLINKIELQIAGRFEHYDDVGSVAKPKIAGAWDVFRGLRFRGSYAQGFKAPNLEQINATVVTRSNTRTDYIRCEAQLRTGAIANFAACSQGFATTAQRSGNPNLKPETSNTWSAGVVLQPYFLDGAIGRITFTADYWHVSQKGIVGLFGEGNALINDYLLRAQGSSDPNVIRAAPTADDTALFAGTSLAPAGRVLFVKDQYVNLLPQEAAGLDLGLIWRLPDFGIGRFNFTANAAHLRKFFLKPSPNIQTLLDARAAGTINAGTTITGGGDLIRQNGKPRWKVTGTATWSYKHFELGGYTQYTSDVDDTGLIDSVGNAWLIEDQMTFNAYAQVSVGNNREGNYRLRFGVRNLTNEAPPLSSNGYLGSMYNPYGRYWYASVRASF
- the ggt gene encoding gamma-glutamyltransferase, encoding MHRLLRCAAACAALLSLVGTPVAVSAQEDPPTVRATSGGDIVAYDQIHKPVIGRGGMVVSQNAVAAKVGADILRKGGNAVDAAVAVGFALAVVLPRAGNVGGGGYMLVHMPAKGGKPAADLAIDYYGQASRNTTPDLLLDVKGKFDPAKGYSMKGVAIPGTVAGLWEAHQRFGSLPWGTLIAPAIAMATKGVKLSDDEAQANADQKKAMADDPAALAVYFKPDGSAYAPGETWRQPDLADTLKTIAAKGRDGFYAGPLAEKITAGIKAGGGVIDARDLADYRPIVSAPIWSSYRGRRIAYMPPTASGVSVAEAMNILETFPVREGKWGSTANLHLLAETLKIVSSDRRLVGGGPDWRTPASGLASKGYAAERAKLIRTDRSLGRHDVPDGNPYPFESKDTTHFSIVDGQGGAVSNTYTLSASYGAHVVAPGTGILLNNSLGNLAWGRGTDGERQATLPVAGKRVGSTITPIIVFQNDKPWLVTGTPGGGYIIATMVQMLSNVMDFDLNVAEAAERPRINQGGGDAPLELEQGFSPDLIGLLEAKGHKVRMSNTMGSVQSVMVDGDRFLGAADTRRPDAMAVGVR
- a CDS encoding FecR domain-containing protein, producing the protein MNDRDLGHRAEAVFDALLTGRGGDLHPADRQEATAFWGWLGDFERPAEAPAVRRVWPARVAALAAVVFATIGVVTWFTHPAAERDFAQHYATSHAERRLIRLADGSTVTLAANSRVEISYTPTERRLRLSGGEALFKVAHNAARPFIVETPHGEVKAVGTAFDVAVAAREAEVTVVEGVIRIALRDSAHNTRASEPIEKLARKGERVAFGMTTRDGGSVGFIRQASDLDADSATAWTRGQLVFRGEPLRDVIAKINLYARDRVVLTDPKAGSMPVFGIIDQGDTAAIRDLIANPHAIAIEPLEAPTATLSKTAEH